In Acidisarcina polymorpha, the DNA window TCATTGGAACGAAGCGCATGGTAGGCCGCAACACCGCCTCAGCAATCGCCTCTGCATCGATGAAGTCGTTCTTGTTCGACTTCACATACGGGCGCACGTACTCCGCCGGCATGAGCCTGACATCGTGGCCTTGGCTGGCAAGAATGCGAGCCAGATAGTGTGATCCGGAGCAAGCCTCCATCCCAATCACCTCCGCCCTCAGGTTCGCCGTGTACACCAGCAACTGAGGTCGCGAGAACTTCTTCTTCACTACCACGGAGCCCTTCTCATTAAGAGCGACGAGGTGAAAGACGGATTTTGCAACATCGATTCCAACGGTACGAATAGCCATAACGGTCTCCTCCTGAACGCAACTTCAGAGTGTAGCGAGCGGCGGACCATTACATAAGCTCGGGCCCCTCGCCGCCGGATGGAGCTCCCGCCAGAGGCGCCGGAGAAGTTCGGGCACATCGCGAAAGAGCACTTGGGTGCGTTCGACTAAGGCATGGCAGGCCGGACAGAGGGTGACCAGAAGTTCAAGTGAGGAGACCCCCGGCTGGCGATGATGGACGGCGAGGACGGTCGAGATCGACGTCGCCTGGCAGCCCTGGCAGGTATGACGGTCCCGGGCGAGCACCCGATCGCGTAGTCCGGCAAAGTGTCTTTCATCGGCCCGCACCCGGCTGTAACCCGCGAGTTACACTCGGTGTTCTGGGAGGTGAACGGCGACTTGATCGCATTCTTGGACTCATCCAAAGCTGCCGATATTCAATCCACGACCTCTCCCGCGTTGAGGTCTCACGAAGAACTCCACGGATCCCCAGATTTAACATGCCGTTTGAGCTTGGCCTGACTGTCACCTGGGCTAAACTCAATCCAACTCTTCACACATGGTTTGTCTGTGAAACTGAGCGCCCTCGGGTCGACCGATCCCTTAGCGACCTCGGCGGAACAGATCCGAACATTCATGATGGGACCGTCTCTGGGGTGATGCGTGAATTGTGCAACGCATTTTGTCCGCCGTAATGGTCCACGTCCTACAGTCCCTCAGATGGTGCAGAGCTACCGGATGGTGGCGCGGAGAAAACAAGAGATCATGATCGATGCTGGGGCAGATAGCTTGTTCGAAGCGAGAGTCTTCGAAGACCTCGTCTTTGCTGCGAAAGCACTCGTTGAGGTGACCTGCCCCGTTTTTCTCAACCAGTCATAACTGGAGATTCGGTTTAGGTTTGGCTTTGGAAAAACTCCGTAGCCGCCGTGGTGGCTGTGTAAATGTGGGAGGCGTGGTTGGCCTTCCACATTTGCATAGCCTGCTCTCTGCCGGAACTGCTCCGGCGTTTGGTAGCCCAGCGAACTGTGTTCGGGTAAGGAGGATCGAGAGGTCAATCGCAGGCGCAACAGATTTTGCCGGTGATTCTCTGCCGTGTGGTTGAGCTGCGTTCGCCTCCCATTGCTCGCCTCCTGACTTTGAGACAGGATAGGCGAATAAAAGGGGAACTATGTTAGTGGACCCACTTAAGCGTTTAGCAGTTTAAGTGTTTAACATTATATTCGGGCAGCTGGTCGAAGATGGGGCCTAGCCAAGCCGGCCTAAACGTTGCGGAACGGAGCCGGGATGGCTACGCTTAAGAACGGCCGGCCGCTACAGCCGCCAACCCTTTAAGGAACAAACGCCGTGGCGACCAAGGCCTTGATAAAACCCGAACTGCTCGTCTGGACTCGAAACCGCGCCAAGGTGACGGTTGCGGACGCCGCCAAGGCCGCGAACGTACGGCCGGGGATATCGAGGCGTGGGAAGCTGGGGACGGCGCGCCGTCGCTCAATCAGCTGCGGTGCCTCGCGGCGAAATATCATTTTCCCCTCGCTGTCTTCTACCTGCCGGAGCGGCGGGCGATGTTCCAGGAACTCGATGACGCCGTGCAGATCGAGGCGGCGCAGGTCCTCGCCCAATTGCCGCGCCTGGTCGGCGAACGCAAGCTGCGCACCTCGGCCGATCCGTTCGTCATCGCTCTGGCGCGGGTCGAGGGCCTTCAGCTGGTGACGGATGAAAAGCCGACCGGCTCGATGTCGAGGCCGAATATCCCGGACGTGTGTAACGAGCTGGGCATGACCGCGATCGGCGTCCTCGATCTCATCCGCCGGGAAAAATGGATGGTCGGCTAGACCTCAAAGCGCTTTTGCTTCAAGCTAGAAAATACGAACTCTTGGCCAATTTCCTAGCGGCTCTGTC includes these proteins:
- a CDS encoding HNH endonuclease; protein product: MRADERHFAGLRDRVLARDRHTCQGCQATSISTVLAVHHRQPGVSSLELLVTLCPACHALVERTQVLFRDVPELLRRLWRELHPAARGPSLCNGPPLATL
- a CDS encoding DUF4411 family protein, translated to MFQELDDAVQIEAAQVLAQLPRLVGERKLRTSADPFVIALARVEGLQLVTDEKPTGSMSRPNIPDVCNELGMTAIGVLDLIRREKWMVG